One Salarias fasciatus chromosome 9, fSalaFa1.1, whole genome shotgun sequence DNA segment encodes these proteins:
- the LOC115394780 gene encoding NACHT, LRR and PYD domains-containing protein 1-like, with amino-acid sequence MGLSYRFRFPGPGLFHCSLTDLVFSVTHESEATYEMMIWDEMQLQSAQKVPGGALFSITCPEESIRQLHLPHCEPEPALLSDCLSVAHITDEGMSFIQPLEVTETHVVVDVPHLSALGIVWDLVKRFVDFVMKPIRSQILLFLKPMHRQGFILWVILLPSNVPLSKVKAQLVDCEHIQAPSFCLLHTGHYYSLCSEAQLQDFNIQPAVSTSISPLSQR; translated from the exons atgggaTTGTCCTACAG gttcaggttcccCGGTCCTGGTCTGTTCCACTGCTCGCTGACTGATCTGGTCTTCAGTGTGACTCACGAGAGCGAAGCCACCTACGAGATGATGATCTGGGATGAGATGCAGCTTCAGTCGGCTCAGAAGGTTCCAGGAGGAGCTCTGTTCAGCATCACGTGTCCAGAGGAGTCCATCAGACAGCTGCACCTCCCTCACTGCGAGCCTGAACCCG CGCTGCTCTCTGACTGCCTCTCTGTGGCTCACATCACTGATGAAGGCATGAGCTTCATCCAGCCTCTGGAGGTGACCGAAACCCACGTGGTGGTGGATGTCCCACACCTTTCAGCCCTCGGCATCGTCTGGGACTTGGTCAAACGCTTTGTGGATTTCGTGATGAAACCGATTCGCAGTCAAATCCTGCTGTTCCTCAAACCGATGCACAGACAGGGTTTCATCCTGTGGGTGATTCTGCTGCCCAGCAACGTGCCGCTGAGCAAG GTGAAAGCTCAGCTGGTGGACTGTGAGCACATCCAGGCTCCGTCCTTCTGTCTGCTGCACACAGGCCACTATTACAGCCTGTGCAGCGAGGCGCAGCTGCAGGACTTCAACATACAGCCCGCAGTGAGTACCAGCATCTCTCCACTCAGCCAGCGGTGA
- the LOC115394781 gene encoding NLR family CARD domain-containing protein 3-like, whose product MDRENMMKEVKDRLKSHLRYKFTWINEGTSDGRSRLDHIYTRLYITDRASRFDFRSHEILDHFKVSDQTGQITGHYDQIDCLDIFTTGRKSFQLPVRDGPIRTVMTKGIAGIGKTFAVQFFALNWAEGKSNQDIHLIFLLPFRELNMLKQGEYSLMQLLLHFYPQLSPLENTPHLTSMHILVILDGLDESRFSLDFDGGGRVSDINQKSTVDMLLTSLIRGSLLPNARLWITSRPAAVGQVPAHYIDQMTEVQGFTDQDKEIYFRKRFSDSTEVLSCLKGMVSFYFMGHIPIFCWILAEVLKNGDERSRTIRTMTELYIHYLLIQTRRSEQKYGEKESKNEAKEGLSRSQNADMLLNLSRLAFEQLQKGNILFYENDLQECGIDVDEASVFCGFCSEILKQECGLYQQKMFSFVHLSFQEFLAALHVFHCCTTDRGTLTSFFGEDVTNLSWLELQKKVVDKALQNQKGQFDLFLCFFLGLSLESNQTMLQALLPETKSSTDTSEEMKTYLRSFHTENLPAERCMNLLLCKFELKEERFQEDVLKYLNAGAALSLVDCAVLSTMLQVSGEVIEELNLTNCFIPSAGVPKLLLNVKNSKKAL is encoded by the coding sequence ATGGACAGGGAAAACATGATGAAGGAAGTTAAAGACAGGCTGAAAAGTCACCTTCGATACAAGTTCACGTGGATAAACGAGGGGACGTCTGACGGCCGCTCTCGACTCGACCACATCTACACCAGGCTCTACATCACTGATCGGGCCTCCAGATTTGACTTCAGATCACACGAGATACTCGACCACTTCAAAGTCTCAGATCAGACGGGGCAGATTACAGGACACTATGATCAGATCGACTGCCTGGACATTTTTACAACAGGAAGAAAGAGTTTCCAGCTCCCTGTGAGAGACGGACCCATCCGCACAGTGATGACCAAAGGCATTGCTGGCATTGGGAAGACATTCGCTGTTCAGTTCTTCGCTCTGAACTGGGCAGAAGGAAAATCTAACCAGGACATCCATCTGATTTTCCTGCTtcccttcagagagctgaacaTGCTGAAACAGGGGGAGTACAGTCTGATGCAGCTTCTCCTGCACTTCTACCCTCAACTGAGCCCACTGGAAAATACCCCACATCTCACCAGCATGCACATCCTGGTCATCCTGGATGGTCTGGATGAGAGCAGATTCTCCCTGGACTTTGATGGAGGTGGAAGAGTGAGTGACATCAATCAAAAATCCACAGTCGACATGCTGTTGACCAGTCTCATCAGGGGGAGTCTGCTGCCCAACGCGCGGCTCTGGATTACCTCCCGGCCGGCGGCGGTTGGCCAGGTTCCTGCTCACTATATCGACCAGATGACAGAAGTCCAAGGCTTTACTGATCAAGACAAAGAGATTTACTTTAGAAAGAGATTCAGCGACTCCACAGAAGTCCTGTCTTGTCTCAAAGGTATGGTCAGCTTCTACTTCATGGGACACATCCCCATCTTTTGTTGGATCCTTGCTGAGGTGTTGAAGAATGGAGACGAGAGGAGCCGAACCATCAGAACAATGACGGAGCTCTACATTCACTATTTACTCATTCAAACACGGAGATCGGAGCAGAAGTATGGCGAGAAGGAGTCAAAGAACGAGGCCAAAGAAGGTCTGTCAAGGTCACAGAACGCCGACATGCTTTTAAATCTGTCCAGGCTGGCCTTCGAACAGCTACAGAAAGGAAATATCCTTTTCTACGAGAATGACCTCCAGGAGTGTGGCATCGATGTGGATGAAGCTTCtgtgttttgtgggttttgCTCAGAAATCCTGAAGCAGGAATGCGGCCTGTACCAACAGAAGATGTTCAGCTTTGTGCATTTAAGCTTCCAGGAGTTTCTGGCGGCTCTTCACGTGTTTCACTGCTGTACCACCGATCGCGGCACCCTGACGTCTTTCTTCGGTGAGGACGTCACAAACCTGAgctggctggagctgcagaagaaggTGGTGGATAAAGCCCTTCAGAACCAGAAGGGGCAGTTCgacctttttctctgtttcttcctcGGATTATCGCTGGAGTCCAATCAGACGATGCTGCAGGCGTTACTACCAGAGACGAAGAGCAGTACAGACACCTCGGAGGAAATGAAGACGTACCTGAGAAGCTTCCACACAGAAAACCTCCCAGCAGAGAGGTGCATGAACCTGCTGCTTTGCAAGTTTGAGCTGAAAGAGGAGCGATTTCAGGAGGACGTCCTCAAGTACCTGAACGCAGGAGCAGCATTATCCCTCGTCGACTGCGCTGTGCTGTCCACCATGCTGCAGGTATCTGGAGAGGTGATTGAAGAACTAAACCTGACCAACTGTTTTATTCCATCTGCGGGTGTCCCGAAGCTTCTCCTGAATGTAAAGAACAGCAAGAAGGCTTTGTAA